In the genome of Sander vitreus isolate 19-12246 chromosome 13, sanVit1, whole genome shotgun sequence, one region contains:
- the pou4f3 gene encoding POU domain, class 4, transcription factor 3 translates to MMTMNGKQHFSMHPALHEPKYPGLHPGSEGMRRVCLPAPQLQGNIFGGFDESLLARAEALAAADSIVSHGKNHPFKPDVTYHTMSSVPCTSASSSSSTTVPISHVPSTIASHHHHHHHHLGQTLEAGDLLDHLSSSLAVTGMGAPEPPGMTTSAHHHQHPHHHLQTMGQLHQAMANMAHPHSLSVHGGMACINDVESDPRELEAFAERFKQRRIKLGVTQADVGSALANLKIPGVGSLSQSTICRFESLTLSHNNMIALKPVLQAWLEEAEAAYREKSSKPDLFNGNERKRKRTSIAAPEKRSLEAYFAIQPRPSSEKIAAIAEKLDLKKNVVRVWFCNQRQKQKRMKYSAVH, encoded by the exons ATGATGACCATGAACGGCAAGCAGCATTTCTCCATGCACCCGGCTCTGCACGAGCCCAAGTATCCCGGCCTGCACCCAGGCTCGGAGGGCATGCGCAGAGTCTGTCTGCCCGCCCCGCAG CTGCAGGGCAATATATTCGGAGGCTTTGATGAGAGCCTGCTGGCACGGGCAGAGGCTCTGGCGGCTGCTGACAGCATTGTCTCTCACGGCAAGAATCACCCGTTCAAACCAGACGTGACTTACCATACCATGAGCAGTGTCCCCTGCACctcagcctcctcttcctcctccaccaccgTGCCCATCTCCCACGTGCCCTCCACCATCGCCtcccaccaccatcaccaccaccaccacctcggacagaccctggAGGCCGGGGACCTCCTGGACCACCTCTCCTCCAGCCTGGCCGTGACCGGGATGGGAGCTCCGGAGCCTCCCGGGATGACCACGTCGGCGCACCACCACCAGCACCCTCACCACCACCTGCAGACCATGGGGCAGCTGCATCAGGCGATGGCCAACATGGCTCACCCTCACTCCCTGTCAGTGCACGGCGGCATGGCGTGCATTAACGACGTGGAGTCGGATCCCAGGGAGCTGGAAGCCTTTGCTGAGCGGTTCAAGCAGAGGAGGATCAAACTCGGAGTGACTCAGGCGGACGTCGGGTCGGCACTGGCCAACCTCAAGATCCCCGGAGTGGGGTCTTTGAGCCAGAGCACCATCTGCAGGTTCGAGTccctcactttgtcccacaacAACATGATAGCACTCAAGCCGGTTCTCCAGGCCTGGCTCGAGGAAGCAGAGGCTGCGTACCGGGAGAAAAGCAGCAAGCCGGACCTTTTCAACGGGAACGAGAGGAAAAGAAAGCGCACGTCCATCGCCGCGCCGGAGAAGCGCTCTTTGGAGGCTTACTTTGCCATCCAGCCTCGGCCCTCCTCGGAAAAAATTGCAGCCATCGCCGAAAAACTGGACCTGAAAAAGAATGTGGTTCGAGTGTGGTTTTGCAACCAGAGGCAAAAACAGAAACGAATGAAGTACTCTGCGGTGCACTGA